The Terriglobus roseus sequence GCTGGGACGTCATCTGCGCATTGGCGAAGATCGGTCGATGCTTGCGCGTCGTCGGCGCGGCCTCTCCCACGCGGGCAAAACGGTTCGCCTGCCGCTCACGGGCAGCCAGCACGCGCTCACGGATTTTCAGGGAGCTCTCGCCCTCGGCGCCCTGCCGCAGCTCCTTATACTGCACTGCCGGTACCTCGATGTGAATGTCGATACGGTCCAGCAGCGGACCGCTGACTTTCGAGACGTACCGCTGGATCATGGGAGGCGTGCACATGCAGTCGCGACTCTTGTCATTGAAGTAGCCACACGGACAAGGGTTCATTGCCGCCAGCAACATGAACTGCGCCGGAAAGCTCAGTGACATCGCCGCGCGAGAGATCGTCACCGTGCCATCCTCCAGCGGCTGGCGAAGAACTTCCAGCACGTTACGCGGAAACTCCGGCAGCTCGTCGAGGAACAGAAGACCGTTGTGCGCCAGCGACACCTCACCCGGCCGCGGCACCATGCCACCGCCGATGAGGCCCGCATCACTGATGGTGTGGTGCGGTGCGCGGAAGGGGCGATGCGCCACCAGGCCCTCGCTGGGATCGAGCACGCCCGCCACCGAGTGAATCTTCGTTGTCTCCAACGCTTCTTCGAAACGCAGCGGAGACAGGATCGAAGGCAGCCGCTTCGCAAGCATCGTCTTGCCGCTGCCCGGCGGCCCGATCATCAGGAGGTTATGGCCGCCCGCCGCGGCAACCTCCATGGCGCGCTTCGCAGTGTGCTGACCGCGCACATCCTTGAAGTCGAACGGAAAGTGTTGCAGCTCATTCAGCACTTCCGCTGCCTGCACACGCAGTGGCTGCGCATGGGAGCCATCGAAGGCGAAGGCGTTCACCAGGTCCAGGACCTCGCGCAGCGTCCGCACCGGATACACGTCAACACCGTTGACCACAGCGGCCTCGCGCGCATTCTGCGCCGGCAGCACCACGTTGCGAATGCCCTTCTCCTTCGCCATCACCGCCATCGGCAGTACGCCAGGCACCGCACGCAACGAGCCATCAAGGCCAAGCTCGCCCACCAGCAGAAAGTTCGTCAGGTCCCGGTTATGCAGCGCGCCATAAGCCCCCAGGATGCCGACGGCAATCGGCAGATCGAAGCCGGAACCTTCCTTCTTTAAACCAGCAGGCGCAAGGTTTATCGTGATGCGCGTGGGTGGCATGTCAAAGCCGCTGTTCTTGATGGCCGCACGGACACGGTCGCGACTTTCACGCACGGCTGCGTCAGGCAGACCAACCGTGCTGAAGGTCGCGTCGTTGCCATCCACTACGCCGGAAAAGTCGACCTCGACATCGATCAGGTGGGCGTCAATTCCATACACTGCGGCGCTGCGCGCTTTGAACAGCATCCGTTGCGAGACCTGATTTTGGGAATTTGGTTATGGTGCCGGAGCGCAGTGTAGCGCATCCTAAGTGTGTTGCTACACCCTCCAGCACACACATCCCGTTGAAAGGAAACACATGCGTTACCTCTGTACTCCCTTTGTGTTGCTTGCACTCTTCTCCACACTTTCTCTGCCGACACTTCACGCACAGGCTGCTAATCCCGATGCCGGCATCGTGGGAGATGCTCCCGACCTTAGCCCCGCTGCTCTGGTCAACGCAGCGTGGACCCGTCTTGAGAACGGCGTAACCGGCACCAAGAATACGGACACGCGCATCGCCGCCATCAGCGGTCTGTCGCTGCTCGGCGGCCAGGCTCGCGCGGAACGCCTGGTGGGCAATGCCATGCACGATCCCGATATCGACGTGCGCCTTGCCGCTATCGTCGCTGCAGGTGAAATGGCGAGGAACGGGTCGCGCGAATTCCCTACCGAGATTCGCAACCAGTTGAACGACGCCGACCCCAAGGTCGCGTTCACTGCAGCCAGCACGTTGTGGAAGCTGAACGATCCCTCCGGCGAAGACATCCTGCTCGCCGTTGCACAGGGTGAGCGCTCCGGCGACTACAACTTCTGGAAG is a genomic window containing:
- a CDS encoding HEAT repeat domain-containing protein, giving the protein MRYLCTPFVLLALFSTLSLPTLHAQAANPDAGIVGDAPDLSPAALVNAAWTRLENGVTGTKNTDTRIAAISGLSLLGGQARAERLVGNAMHDPDIDVRLAAIVAAGEMARNGSREFPTEIRNQLNDADPKVAFTAASTLWKLNDPSGEDILLAVAQGERSGDYNFWKGSKHNASRTLHSPSALAKIAAQQSMVILVPPVGMGMGAYGYLKSTGGTSPQVTAITQIAKEHTDPSKKALIEATKTKDAGGRLAAAEALATYTGMDTRDALRALLTDGKDNVRFTASAAYIHNVGTAATTGAKKKK
- a CDS encoding YifB family Mg chelatase-like AAA ATPase, with protein sequence MLFKARSAAVYGIDAHLIDVEVDFSGVVDGNDATFSTVGLPDAAVRESRDRVRAAIKNSGFDMPPTRITINLAPAGLKKEGSGFDLPIAVGILGAYGALHNRDLTNFLLVGELGLDGSLRAVPGVLPMAVMAKEKGIRNVVLPAQNAREAAVVNGVDVYPVRTLREVLDLVNAFAFDGSHAQPLRVQAAEVLNELQHFPFDFKDVRGQHTAKRAMEVAAAGGHNLLMIGPPGSGKTMLAKRLPSILSPLRFEEALETTKIHSVAGVLDPSEGLVAHRPFRAPHHTISDAGLIGGGMVPRPGEVSLAHNGLLFLDELPEFPRNVLEVLRQPLEDGTVTISRAAMSLSFPAQFMLLAAMNPCPCGYFNDKSRDCMCTPPMIQRYVSKVSGPLLDRIDIHIEVPAVQYKELRQGAEGESSLKIRERVLAARERQANRFARVGEAAPTTRKHRPIFANAQMTSQQIRVFCELSSDAERLLERAMQQQGLSARAHDRILKVSRTIADLEGAHDIAVKHIAEAIQYRTLDRSYWS